In Desulfosediminicola ganghwensis, a single window of DNA contains:
- a CDS encoding glycosyltransferase family 39 protein encodes MHTFSIIIPTLNEAGNIEPLLHRLEKLMQQQGMTPEILFVDDGSKDHTRQIIEGYRGILDVRLICRDTERGLTGAVVRGAEAASNDLIVVMDADLSHPPEVIPELIAPIMADECEMCIGSRYTAGGATPGWPQYRQAASQLASLPARILTGVRDPLAGFFAVHKRYITAVTNDLSGFKIGLEILAGSKQPPRVQEVPIVFQDRFSGSSKMNYSILGQYLSQLSRLTAGRIEPRKTLPLLLLVLSLGLCDLFLSGFMSRHGYQQTTASFISLFITAHCCYFILPVTADSGVYKAQNTNGPNYLTFLSVLLLGLFLRDGVLALPLFQAETTAMVTQYLCTLCCLTAAVILSRTSLQPLRNRPAYWRWFGGSLILYTVIIRLVYLGDIELLQEEAYYWNYAQHMAPGYLDHPPMVALLIRGGTLLFGNSELGVRFLTFLCWFVTAFFTFRLSTRMFEEETAFRAVLLVAVLPIFFCTGLLSTPDAPLIACWAGALYYLYLALVQNREKAWYGAGIFLGLGLASKYTIALLAPAIILFMLADSSARRYFLRPQPYLAALLALSIFSPVIWWNSQHEWASFLFQSQERLQASSEFSTHELLASILLLITPTGFLAVLSAWGDWFSKGQTSIHLNNKFNRQRLFGLTMLLVPLSIFILVSITKEVKVNWTGPLWLSVIPFMASAMFSRNTKFNRAVAGMWPKTLIIMVLCYGGLLHYSAIGIPGVPFRNVAFLFGWDDLARQVDEQVLKVSEQQGHKPLVVGMDHYQIASGLAFYRSKPLPEADVAESVAETTGRQIFGSGALMYNYWHPPTMADNKDILAVAHKKDMLAENRFTNKCEKVGAIQELVVEKQGKPAGHYYYRLLSGYNWDSTESHSQLTRVETNSLAIQKDLTMVNEIGNNLL; translated from the coding sequence ATGCACACTTTTTCCATTATTATCCCAACACTGAACGAAGCCGGAAATATTGAGCCGCTGTTGCATCGCCTTGAAAAGCTGATGCAACAACAGGGCATGACACCGGAAATACTTTTCGTCGATGACGGCTCCAAAGACCATACCCGGCAAATAATTGAGGGGTACAGAGGAATTCTTGATGTTCGTCTCATCTGCCGTGATACGGAGCGGGGCCTGACCGGGGCAGTGGTACGAGGCGCCGAAGCCGCCAGCAACGACCTGATCGTGGTGATGGACGCAGACCTCAGTCACCCCCCGGAAGTTATCCCGGAGCTGATCGCACCCATCATGGCTGATGAGTGTGAGATGTGTATCGGCAGCCGCTATACCGCCGGTGGCGCAACGCCAGGATGGCCGCAGTACCGGCAAGCCGCCTCACAACTGGCATCCCTACCGGCCAGGATTTTAACAGGGGTCAGGGACCCGTTAGCCGGTTTTTTCGCAGTTCACAAAAGGTATATCACCGCGGTTACCAATGATCTTTCCGGGTTCAAGATCGGCCTGGAAATACTAGCCGGCAGCAAACAGCCTCCCAGGGTTCAGGAAGTTCCCATAGTATTTCAAGACCGCTTCAGTGGCAGCTCCAAGATGAACTATTCAATACTCGGTCAATACCTGTCGCAACTGTCACGCCTTACTGCAGGCAGAATAGAGCCCCGGAAAACTTTGCCGCTCCTGCTCCTGGTGCTCTCTTTGGGACTCTGTGATCTCTTTCTGTCCGGTTTTATGTCCCGACACGGGTATCAGCAGACGACCGCCAGCTTTATCAGCCTGTTCATCACCGCCCATTGCTGCTATTTCATTCTTCCCGTTACGGCCGATTCCGGAGTTTACAAAGCCCAAAACACCAACGGTCCCAACTACCTGACCTTTTTGTCGGTACTGTTGCTGGGATTGTTTCTTCGCGACGGAGTCCTGGCCCTACCGCTGTTCCAGGCTGAGACCACGGCCATGGTAACACAATATCTCTGCACACTATGCTGCCTCACAGCAGCGGTTATCCTGAGCAGAACCAGCTTGCAACCACTCCGGAACCGCCCTGCCTACTGGCGCTGGTTTGGCGGCAGCCTGATCCTCTACACTGTGATAATTCGTCTGGTATATCTCGGTGACATCGAACTCCTGCAGGAAGAGGCCTACTACTGGAATTATGCGCAACATATGGCACCGGGCTACCTCGATCATCCACCAATGGTCGCCCTGTTGATCCGGGGAGGGACATTGCTGTTCGGCAACAGCGAACTGGGAGTGAGGTTCCTCACCTTCCTGTGCTGGTTCGTCACCGCCTTTTTCACCTTTCGGCTCAGCACCAGAATGTTTGAAGAAGAGACTGCGTTCAGAGCTGTGCTGCTGGTCGCCGTGTTGCCGATTTTCTTTTGCACCGGCCTGCTCAGCACTCCGGACGCACCCTTGATCGCCTGCTGGGCCGGCGCCTTGTATTATCTCTATCTCGCCCTTGTCCAGAACCGCGAAAAAGCCTGGTATGGCGCTGGAATCTTTCTTGGCCTCGGCCTGGCCTCCAAATACACCATCGCCCTTCTTGCTCCGGCCATCATTCTCTTCATGCTGGCTGACTCCTCGGCCAGAAGGTATTTTCTCCGCCCTCAACCATACCTCGCCGCCCTTCTCGCCCTCAGCATTTTTTCACCGGTCATCTGGTGGAATTCCCAGCACGAATGGGCTTCTTTTCTTTTCCAAAGCCAGGAACGTCTTCAGGCATCGTCAGAATTTTCCACTCATGAACTGCTGGCGAGTATTTTGTTACTGATCACCCCCACAGGATTTCTGGCGGTGCTCTCCGCCTGGGGTGATTGGTTTTCCAAAGGTCAAACGAGCATCCACCTTAACAACAAATTCAACAGACAACGTCTTTTTGGATTGACAATGCTTCTGGTTCCATTATCAATCTTCATTCTGGTAAGCATTACCAAGGAAGTAAAAGTGAACTGGACCGGCCCCCTGTGGCTGTCGGTAATCCCTTTTATGGCCTCGGCCATGTTCAGTCGCAACACCAAGTTCAACAGAGCTGTTGCTGGAATGTGGCCAAAAACTCTTATCATAATGGTGCTGTGCTATGGTGGACTGCTCCATTACAGCGCAATCGGCATTCCTGGTGTTCCCTTCCGCAATGTGGCCTTTCTCTTTGGCTGGGATGACCTTGCCCGGCAGGTCGATGAACAGGTACTGAAAGTATCTGAACAACAGGGACACAAACCGTTGGTGGTCGGCATGGATCACTACCAGATTGCCAGCGGGCTGGCCTTCTATCGAAGCAAGCCCCTTCCGGAGGCCGATGTCGCTGAATCTGTCGCTGAAACAACAGGACGCCAGATATTTGGCAGTGGCGCATTGATGTATAACTATTGGCATCCGCCGACCATGGCCGACAACAAGGACATCCTGGCAGTTGCCCATAAAAAGGATATGCTGGCGGAAAACAGGTTCACCAACAAATGTGAAAAAGTAGGCGCTATCCAGGAACTGGTCGTGGAAAAACAGGGTAAACCCGCGGGGCATTATTATTATCGCCTGCTATCCGGGTACAACTGGGATTCAACAGAAAGCCATTCGCAACTCACCCGTGTGGAAACAAACTCATTGGCCATTCAGAAAGATCTGACCATGGTAAATGAGATAGGAAACAACCTGTTATGA
- a CDS encoding bifunctional GNAT family N-acetyltransferase/carbon-nitrogen hydrolase family protein — translation MSHDIEHKLKLRHLQLDDYEAVRDISGRVYKGVSPPWSLKTFTRLIETFPEGQVCIEDHGTPVAVAFSLIIDFSVFGDNHSYEQITADGTYTTHDVEGDYLYGIEVIVDPEFQGLRLGRRLYDARKELAENLNLKGILIGGRIPGYHKYSEQMTPQQYIIKVKNQEIYDPVLTFQLSNGFHVRNLLDDYWPEDHHSKGNAVLLEWINIYYQKKTKLIGRTQSIARIGVVQWQMRRFDSFDDFMQQVEFFVDTVSDYKSDIVLFPELFNAPLIHTYEGNNSMEAMRMLAGYTEDFRQAMTEMALSYNINIITGSVPQIRDDGKLYNVSYLCRRDGTWDYQSKLHITPDEDRSWGFTGGHDLKVFDTDVGKIGILICYDVEFPELARLQAANGMKMLFVPFWTDTKTGYLRVRCCAQARAIENECFVAISGSVGNIPKVETMGIQYSQSAIFTPSDFSFPHDAIASEATPGIETTLITDLDLDLIKELRFKGSVRNALSRRTDLYQLRWIGDE, via the coding sequence ATGTCACATGATATTGAGCACAAATTGAAACTCAGGCATCTGCAATTGGATGACTATGAGGCAGTTCGGGATATAAGCGGGCGTGTATACAAGGGTGTTTCACCGCCATGGTCGCTAAAAACATTTACCAGGTTGATCGAAACGTTCCCGGAGGGGCAGGTGTGTATCGAAGATCATGGTACGCCTGTGGCCGTAGCTTTTTCCCTGATCATCGACTTCAGTGTTTTCGGCGACAATCATTCCTACGAACAGATTACAGCCGATGGAACCTATACCACCCATGATGTGGAAGGAGACTACCTGTACGGTATTGAAGTTATCGTTGACCCAGAGTTTCAGGGGTTGCGACTCGGTCGTCGGCTCTATGATGCCCGCAAGGAGCTGGCGGAGAACCTGAACCTCAAGGGAATCCTCATCGGTGGCCGCATCCCGGGCTATCATAAATACTCCGAGCAGATGACACCCCAGCAGTACATTATCAAGGTCAAAAATCAGGAGATCTACGATCCTGTACTTACCTTCCAGCTGTCCAACGGCTTTCATGTCAGAAACCTGCTTGACGATTATTGGCCGGAAGATCATCACTCAAAGGGTAATGCGGTGTTGCTCGAATGGATCAATATCTACTACCAAAAGAAGACCAAACTGATAGGCAGGACCCAATCCATTGCCCGAATCGGCGTGGTGCAGTGGCAGATGCGGCGCTTCGATTCCTTCGACGACTTCATGCAGCAGGTTGAGTTTTTTGTTGATACGGTCAGCGACTATAAGTCGGACATCGTCCTCTTTCCAGAACTCTTTAACGCCCCGCTCATTCATACCTATGAAGGTAACAATTCCATGGAGGCCATGCGGATGCTGGCCGGATACACGGAGGACTTCCGGCAGGCCATGACCGAGATGGCGCTGAGCTACAATATTAATATCATCACCGGCAGCGTGCCGCAGATTCGTGACGACGGCAAGCTCTACAACGTCAGTTATCTCTGCCGACGCGATGGTACCTGGGATTACCAGTCGAAACTGCATATCACCCCGGATGAAGACCGCAGCTGGGGATTCACCGGCGGGCATGATCTCAAAGTATTTGATACCGATGTCGGCAAGATAGGTATATTAATTTGCTACGATGTGGAATTTCCTGAACTGGCGCGGCTGCAGGCAGCCAATGGCATGAAAATGCTGTTTGTGCCTTTCTGGACCGATACCAAGACCGGTTATCTCCGAGTGCGGTGCTGTGCCCAGGCCCGGGCTATTGAAAATGAATGTTTTGTTGCCATCTCCGGCAGTGTCGGCAACATCCCGAAAGTTGAGACCATGGGCATACAATATTCACAGTCGGCCATCTTCACGCCGTCGGATTTCTCCTTTCCCCACGATGCCATTGCCTCGGAAGCCACCCCGGGTATCGAGACCACCCTCATTACCGATCTCGATCTGGATCTTATTAAAGAACTGCGATTCAAGGGCAGTGTCCGCAATGCCTTGAGCAGGCGAACAGACCTGTATCAGTTGCGCTGGATAGGAGACGAATGA
- the nikR gene encoding nickel-responsive transcriptional regulator NikR, whose amino-acid sequence MLKRFSISLEDNLLEIFDEHIKARSYSNRSEAIRDLIRKAFVKTEWEEDRQIMGVISLVYDHHQHKLQEKVTEVQHDYHHHIVSTTHVHMDHHNCLEVIIVKGKAKEVQDLADRLISLRGVRDGNLAMSSTGKALH is encoded by the coding sequence ATGCTCAAACGTTTTTCAATCTCCCTTGAAGACAATCTTCTCGAAATCTTTGATGAGCATATCAAGGCACGGAGTTACAGCAACCGCTCGGAGGCGATCAGGGATCTCATTCGCAAAGCCTTCGTGAAAACCGAGTGGGAGGAAGACAGACAGATAATGGGCGTCATCAGTCTGGTCTACGACCACCACCAGCATAAACTGCAGGAAAAGGTGACAGAGGTCCAACACGACTACCACCATCATATCGTCTCCACCACCCACGTGCACATGGATCACCACAACTGCCTGGAAGTTATTATCGTCAAGGGCAAGGCCAAAGAGGTACAGGATCTGGCCGACAGACTGATCTCCCTGCGCGGCGTACGTGACGGTAATCTGGCGATGAGCAGCACGGGGAAAGCACTGCATTGA
- a CDS encoding MFS transporter, with the protein MANGCTTGSPFALKNIKLFLAFRILFNARFYYPVFTILFLDYGLTIEQFALLNTVWAITIVAAEVPSGALADILGRKKLIVTTSFLMIFELGVIAFVPLHNITLVFYAFMFNRVISGLAEAMASGADEALAYDTLANNNMRDCWPKVLSLQMRLKALVGLLTATTGALVYDPAVINRLLSLVGSTATVTQQDSMRYPVFLTLVLAFMATAVSLMFHDPAENYQKHNSHGSFSKNMTEALKITGKACVWILKTPFATAVILCGMFYDHVLRLLITMTSQYFRLIQLPEASFGLILATMSLLGLVVPKICEKMVERFTPTQNVFFLFGFSIVGLFLLSLFVPYFGVLPVAFVSIGLMMVSFFTSHYLNRVTSSDQRATVLSFKGLVFNLGYGLIGVFFAVLMQQTRARTGAHHPEWSEEMVEAQSFISAVGWTPWYTLALFVLLIFFLRHSLKNVSNHKRRG; encoded by the coding sequence ATGGCCAATGGCTGTACAACAGGTTCTCCTTTTGCGCTCAAAAATATCAAGCTGTTCCTGGCTTTTCGGATTCTTTTCAATGCACGGTTCTATTACCCTGTTTTCACAATTCTTTTTCTTGACTACGGTCTGACAATTGAGCAATTCGCTCTGTTAAACACGGTCTGGGCCATAACCATCGTCGCCGCAGAAGTCCCTTCCGGCGCACTGGCTGATATTCTCGGCAGGAAAAAGCTCATTGTGACGACCTCGTTCCTGATGATCTTCGAACTTGGTGTGATCGCTTTCGTGCCGCTGCACAATATCACTTTGGTTTTTTACGCCTTCATGTTCAATCGCGTAATCAGCGGCTTAGCCGAAGCCATGGCCAGCGGTGCCGATGAGGCCCTGGCCTATGACACTCTCGCCAACAACAATATGCGCGATTGCTGGCCCAAAGTGCTGAGTCTTCAGATGCGCTTAAAAGCGCTGGTCGGGCTGCTTACTGCCACCACGGGCGCCCTGGTTTATGACCCGGCTGTAATCAACAGATTGCTCAGCTTGGTCGGTTCCACCGCCACCGTCACCCAGCAGGATTCCATGCGCTACCCGGTCTTTCTGACCCTGGTGCTGGCTTTTATGGCGACTGCTGTTTCCCTGATGTTCCACGACCCAGCCGAAAACTACCAGAAACATAACAGCCATGGCAGTTTCTCAAAAAACATGACCGAAGCCCTGAAGATTACGGGAAAGGCATGCGTCTGGATATTAAAGACTCCTTTCGCTACCGCGGTTATTCTCTGCGGTATGTTCTACGATCATGTGCTGAGACTGCTGATAACCATGACCAGTCAATACTTCCGGCTCATCCAGTTGCCCGAGGCAAGCTTCGGTCTGATCCTGGCGACCATGTCTTTACTTGGCCTGGTAGTCCCGAAAATCTGCGAGAAAATGGTCGAACGTTTCACCCCCACGCAAAACGTATTCTTCCTTTTTGGCTTCTCCATCGTCGGGCTCTTTCTGTTGTCGCTTTTCGTGCCTTATTTCGGTGTATTGCCGGTGGCTTTTGTCTCGATCGGACTGATGATGGTCAGTTTCTTTACCAGCCACTACCTGAACCGCGTCACCAGCTCTGACCAAAGAGCCACGGTACTCAGCTTCAAGGGGTTGGTGTTTAATCTGGGTTATGGCCTGATTGGTGTTTTCTTTGCCGTGTTGATGCAGCAGACACGGGCGCGCACCGGCGCTCATCACCCGGAATGGTCTGAGGAGATGGTTGAGGCCCAGAGCTTTATCTCCGCCGTGGGCTGGACACCGTGGTACACTCTCGCGCTCTTTGTCCTGCTGATATTCTTTTTGAGGCATAGCCTGAAAAACGTCTCCAACCATAAACGTCGCGGCTGA
- a CDS encoding DNA alkylation repair protein, with protein sequence MNVMQELEKLSDTQYKKFNTKIIPTRQTTIGVRVPALRKLAKKIAKGEALTFIESDKNNVYELILLEGMTLSYLDKTFSELLPLTERFLDKVDNWAQVDSTICDYKNIAHEKEVVLDIVRLWLQSEKEFFVRAALVILLAHYMQKENLETIFTLSQAVTHQGYYVHMANAWLISVCMAKFPEDTIRFFKDNRLDNTTHNKAIQKSRESFRVSKEHKEVINRLKR encoded by the coding sequence ATGAACGTAATGCAAGAATTGGAGAAACTCTCCGACACTCAATACAAGAAGTTCAATACCAAAATTATTCCCACCCGACAAACAACCATCGGGGTACGTGTTCCCGCGTTACGAAAACTTGCCAAAAAGATCGCCAAAGGAGAGGCACTGACGTTTATCGAATCTGATAAGAATAATGTCTATGAACTGATATTGCTCGAAGGCATGACACTCTCCTATCTCGATAAAACGTTCTCAGAGCTTTTGCCCTTAACTGAGAGATTCCTCGATAAAGTTGACAACTGGGCACAGGTCGACTCAACCATCTGCGACTATAAAAATATCGCTCATGAAAAAGAGGTGGTTCTTGATATTGTCAGGCTCTGGCTGCAATCAGAGAAAGAGTTTTTTGTTCGCGCGGCACTTGTGATTCTTCTAGCCCATTATATGCAAAAGGAGAATCTCGAAACAATCTTCACCCTCTCCCAGGCCGTGACTCATCAGGGATATTATGTACATATGGCCAATGCGTGGCTTATTTCGGTATGCATGGCAAAATTCCCGGAAGATACGATACGATTCTTTAAAGACAACCGCCTTGATAATACAACCCACAACAAGGCTATACAAAAATCCCGCGAGAGTTTTCGGGTCTCAAAAGAACATAAGGAAGTTATTAACAGACTTAAAAGATAA
- a CDS encoding amino acid ABC transporter permease, which translates to MQHETRKLTLLDWIAILMVVGFAGFLGYRLFYGLNYNWNWSIIPTYMFRLDQETGRWGANVLLEGLFTTIRLSIWGMLLATVMGVAMGLMRIAKRLVFRLIGTSYVELIRNTPPLVLVFIFYYFVSDQLLPLFGIEDFYRTAGPELQDKLAFFTATPQLITPFLSGVLTIGLFQGAYITEIVRAGIQSIDTGQWEASSSQGLSKYQQMRHIIMPQATRIMLPPLANEFINTIKYSSIVSIISIQELTFQGMQVMASTQATIEVWLTITAMYLLVCLSLSLLVGRLEKKMETAYK; encoded by the coding sequence ATGCAGCACGAAACACGAAAACTTACCCTGCTCGACTGGATAGCCATACTCATGGTTGTTGGTTTCGCCGGCTTTCTCGGCTACCGGTTGTTTTACGGGCTCAACTATAACTGGAACTGGTCGATCATCCCGACCTATATGTTCCGACTAGATCAGGAGACAGGCCGCTGGGGAGCCAATGTCCTGCTGGAAGGGCTTTTTACCACCATCAGGCTCAGCATCTGGGGAATGCTGCTGGCAACCGTGATGGGTGTGGCCATGGGGCTGATGCGTATTGCGAAAAGGTTGGTGTTTCGCCTTATCGGTACAAGCTATGTTGAGCTGATAAGGAATACCCCGCCTCTGGTCCTGGTCTTTATCTTCTATTATTTCGTCAGCGATCAGCTTTTACCACTCTTCGGCATCGAGGATTTTTACCGTACCGCAGGCCCGGAGCTACAGGATAAACTCGCCTTTTTTACTGCTACTCCACAACTGATCACCCCGTTTCTCTCCGGAGTACTTACCATCGGGCTCTTCCAGGGAGCCTATATCACCGAAATCGTGCGGGCAGGAATCCAATCCATCGATACCGGCCAATGGGAGGCATCCAGCTCACAGGGACTCTCAAAATATCAGCAGATGCGCCATATCATCATGCCCCAGGCAACCCGCATTATGCTGCCACCACTGGCAAATGAATTTATCAACACCATCAAGTACTCGTCCATCGTCTCCATCATCTCGATACAGGAACTCACCTTTCAGGGCATGCAGGTAATGGCCTCCACCCAGGCTACCATCGAGGTGTGGCTGACCATCACAGCCATGTATCTGCTGGTATGCCTGAGCTTATCTCTTTTGGTGGGCAGGCTGGAGAAGAAAATGGAAACAGCCTATAAATAG
- a CDS encoding transporter substrate-binding domain-containing protein, producing MKRTTLSALVLSLALLLSVSGTAFAASIQQQLAQDSTIEQVMKRGTLRVGMDIFQPWAMKDKNGELIGFEIDVAKRLAEDMGVKVEFVPTAWSGIIPALLTGKFDVIIGGMGITPKRALKVNFSIPYDYSGMSIVAHKELAAGFNSLEQFNRKDVQIAVKLGTTAAAAAKKYLPNAQLRMFDNEPQAYQELRNGKVHAVVGSAPKPAYEAVDYADSLFLPLAENFTKEPIGFAMRKGDPDTLNYFNSWITGVKMEGWLEEKHQYWFGTKDWLSQVE from the coding sequence ATGAAGAGAACCACATTATCCGCTCTGGTACTCAGCCTGGCATTGCTGCTGTCCGTAAGTGGAACAGCTTTTGCTGCGTCCATCCAGCAGCAGTTAGCTCAAGACAGCACAATTGAGCAGGTCATGAAACGCGGCACTCTGCGTGTTGGCATGGACATCTTTCAGCCCTGGGCAATGAAAGATAAAAATGGCGAGTTGATCGGTTTTGAAATCGATGTAGCCAAGCGTTTAGCTGAGGATATGGGCGTGAAAGTGGAGTTCGTTCCCACCGCCTGGTCCGGAATCATCCCTGCGCTTTTGACCGGCAAGTTTGATGTTATCATCGGCGGCATGGGCATCACCCCGAAGCGTGCCCTGAAGGTGAACTTCTCCATACCATACGATTATTCCGGCATGTCCATTGTTGCCCACAAGGAGCTGGCAGCAGGTTTCAACTCACTTGAGCAGTTCAACAGAAAGGATGTACAGATTGCTGTAAAACTTGGCACCACCGCTGCCGCTGCCGCCAAGAAATACCTGCCCAACGCCCAGCTCAGAATGTTTGATAACGAGCCCCAGGCATACCAGGAGCTGAGAAACGGTAAAGTTCATGCGGTTGTTGGCTCTGCACCTAAACCAGCCTATGAAGCGGTTGACTATGCGGACAGCCTGTTTCTGCCTCTTGCCGAAAACTTCACCAAAGAGCCCATCGGTTTTGCCATGCGAAAAGGCGACCCGGACACCCTCAACTATTTCAATAGCTGGATCACCGGTGTGAAAATGGAAGGTTGGCTTGAGGAGAAGCATCAGTATTGGTTTGGGACCAAAGATTGGTTAAGCCAGGTAGAATAG
- a CDS encoding amino acid ABC transporter permease, giving the protein MQNLSKSSLYFKQMRSILRSPLIDVMQFLLLVWGLYWLAAISIDNISYNWQWYQIPKFIYTWDENGFSAGPLLQGLQITLKISAISLIFSLVIGLVTAIFRLSSSPVASTLARIYLETSRNTPLLIQIFFIYFVLGPVLGLERVPAAILALSLFEGAYASEIFRSGILSVSKGQYEAAYSLGHNNFQTYRHIILPQAVRTMLPPLTSQTISLIKDSALVSTIAIYDLTMQAQALIAETYLTFEIWFTVAAMYLVITVILSVVVTVMELRMKLS; this is encoded by the coding sequence ATGCAGAATCTTTCTAAATCGTCGCTCTATTTTAAGCAGATGCGGAGCATATTGCGCTCACCGCTCATTGACGTGATGCAGTTTCTGCTGCTGGTGTGGGGACTGTATTGGCTTGCCGCCATAAGCATAGACAATATCAGCTATAACTGGCAGTGGTACCAGATCCCCAAGTTCATCTACACATGGGACGAAAATGGTTTCTCCGCAGGGCCACTGCTCCAAGGGTTGCAAATTACCCTGAAAATTTCTGCTATTAGTCTGATTTTCTCTCTTGTCATAGGTCTGGTAACGGCCATCTTTCGACTTTCCTCCTCTCCTGTTGCCAGCACACTTGCCCGAATATACCTGGAAACCAGTCGCAATACCCCGCTGCTGATCCAGATATTTTTTATATATTTCGTACTTGGCCCTGTCCTTGGGCTTGAAAGAGTTCCCGCGGCAATCCTTGCCTTGAGCCTTTTTGAGGGAGCGTATGCCTCTGAGATTTTCCGTTCAGGCATTCTTTCGGTCTCAAAAGGCCAGTATGAGGCAGCCTACAGCCTTGGTCACAATAATTTCCAGACCTATCGTCATATCATTTTGCCCCAGGCTGTGCGAACCATGCTGCCGCCACTCACCAGTCAGACTATTTCGCTTATTAAAGATTCCGCCCTGGTCAGTACCATTGCCATTTACGACCTGACCATGCAGGCCCAGGCCCTTATCGCCGAAACATACCTGACTTTTGAGATCTGGTTCACCGTTGCCGCCATGTATCTGGTAATCACCGTGATTCTTTCAGTGGTGGTCACTGTCATGGAGCTGCGAATGAAGCTCTCATGA
- a CDS encoding 4Fe-4S binding protein has product MNIQGIYQLFDQIGSLTFATVENGEPRTRIAHLFAHDSEGLYFRTMTVKPFYSQLVESGKVAICGIYPVSAISHDEHGMPYFQPGYTISVSGSVKEISLEQLKEKAAANSMFELGVKDIEKYPAMTTFCLYRAAGEIYDFDFAMEKRDHKLKRTRFTFGAMEYPFRGVRISDGCINCGECFERCSFKAISESAGQYLIDPTRCDVCGDCYTVCPANAIEVFNKD; this is encoded by the coding sequence ATGAACATTCAGGGAATCTACCAACTCTTTGATCAAATCGGATCTCTTACATTCGCGACCGTCGAAAATGGTGAACCTCGTACCCGTATTGCCCATCTCTTCGCCCATGACAGTGAAGGCTTGTATTTCAGGACCATGACGGTCAAACCCTTTTACTCCCAGCTGGTTGAATCGGGTAAAGTGGCGATCTGCGGTATCTACCCGGTATCAGCTATTAGTCACGATGAACATGGTATGCCCTATTTTCAGCCGGGCTACACCATCAGTGTTTCAGGTAGTGTCAAGGAAATCAGCCTGGAGCAGCTCAAAGAAAAAGCTGCTGCAAACAGCATGTTTGAGCTTGGGGTCAAAGATATAGAGAAATATCCGGCAATGACCACCTTCTGCCTCTACCGTGCCGCTGGTGAGATTTATGATTTTGACTTTGCCATGGAAAAACGGGATCACAAACTTAAACGCACCCGCTTTACCTTCGGGGCTATGGAATACCCATTCAGGGGAGTACGCATCTCCGACGGATGCATCAACTGTGGGGAATGTTTTGAGAGGTGCTCGTTTAAGGCCATTTCGGAATCTGCCGGACAGTACCTCATCGACCCGACCCGCTGTGATGTGTGTGGAGATTGTTACACAGTCTGCCCGGCCAATGCCATTGAGGTTTTTAATAAAGACTAA